The following is a genomic window from Pan paniscus chromosome 18, NHGRI_mPanPan1-v2.0_pri, whole genome shotgun sequence.
TGAGGGTGATGGCGTTCTGCCCACAGGCATCTGCCTGCACAGGCCTCCCTGACAAGAGGGGCTGAGGGGGAAAGGAGTGAGACAGAAAACCAGCAGGGCCCCCGGGGACCGAGCCCTGGAGAAGCGCCAGTTCCCGCCCAGATGAGGGCCGACACCTCGGAAGGACTGGCCTGGGGGGTCGCCCTCCCCAGGCCCTCTGCCTCCCATCGTGGCATGGACTGCACCTTTGGTGTCCTTCCCTCCCATGGCCTCTGAGTCCCTGAACACTGGCTCATACCTGCTTCACCCAGATACCGCACAGAGGAGAGACCCGGGCAGCCTCTAAGGGCAGTGCCTTGAGGGCCGGTGCCTGGTGCACCTGCTGCACAGGGCCCAGGACACACAGGGCTGGGCGGTCCATTCAGGCTCTCTCAGGGCCCGCGTCGAGCTCGGCCTGGGGCCCAGGAAGCCTGCCAGGCACCAGGTGCTGCCTGAGTCTGAAGGAGGCCCTGACTCCAGGTCGCCCACGGCAGGAGTGGGCCCCGCGGAGCTTCTGTGGACCCTTGACCCGCCACCCTCAGGTGGAAGCCATCAGGCTGAGCTGGATAAGCCAGCCTCTCCCCACCTCTGCCATTCAAGTCAGTGCCATTGCTGACTGGAGAGATCCCAGAGATAACTGTGAAATGCCTGTCACTGTTCTCAGCTTTGTTTATGTAGGCTGCAGAGCCAAGAGAGCAAATACTGCACATCCGGGAGCCTCCCCAAGGCCGGCCCTGGGCCTTCCCCCAGAAGAGCCCCACGGCCAGCTCCTTCCTGTTCCCCTGGTGGCCCCTCGCTCCTTCCTTCTGGATGGGGGCCCAGGGGGCCCAGGAGAGTATAAAGGTGATGTGGAGGGTGCCCGGCACAACCAGACGCCCAGTCACAGGCGAGGTAAGGTGCTTGGCTCCATGGGTGGGGCCTGGCAAGGTCACACTGGCCCTTGCTTTGAAGTCAGGAGGCCTCTCTTCTTCCCACAGAGCCCTGGGATGCACCAGCCAGAGGCCATGCTGCTGCTGCTCACGCTTGCCCTCCTGGGGGGCCCCACCTGGGCAGGGAGTAAGTCAGCGGGGTCTGCCCTCAatctcccctgcctccctccaggAGAGCCAGGGACTCACCTGGCCCTTGTCCCAGAATAACTCTGGTCACAGAACCATCCTGTCTGCCTGGAGGGGCGGGGTCCCCTGTTCTGGCAGAGTTCACCCCCATATCACCGTGTGGGGATTTTCTTCCCTTTGGGTCTCTCTTTTCTTCAGAGATGTATGGCCCTGGAGGAGGCAAGTATTTCAGCACCACTGAAGACTACGACCATGAAATCACAGGGCTGCGGGTGTCTGTAGGTCTTCTCCTGGTGAAAAGGTGAGTAGGGCTATGGTTATGGCCCCAGCGCCATGTCCCCTCCCATCCCACAGTTTCAGGAACTCAGGGCAGGGGGTAAGCACCTGTGGCCACTTTTGCCACACATGCCTGGCTGCTGCCAATGCTTCCTGGCTCCCGCTGATGCTTCCTGGCTGGAGCGGAGATGGTCAGACCGTCCTCCCTACCTTCTCCCTTCAACCCAAGCTCAACTCAGCCAAAAATGGCCTCTCTGTCCCCATGCCTGATAGGAAAGTCAGGGGAAAGTCTGTCCGATTACTGTCAAAGAAGACAGGAGGTAAGGGTCAGAGTGGACCACTGACTGAATATGAGTCGCAGAAGTGTTAGAGGCAGAAATCCAGGGCCATTTCCTTAATATCGAGGTGTCTCTGCTGGAGGTCTGGGATGGATTTTTGCCCTGCATTTAGAAGTTCTGGGGtcctgggagaggggagagaagccCAACAGCAGAGGAGACAGAGTGTGGGCGGGGCGAGCCGGAGGGGTGCATCCTGGGAGAGCACCAGGGTGAGGGAGGGGTGAAGATGAGCCCCGTCAGGGAAGCGCTGGCGAGTGTGGGAAGTCAGCTGCCCCTCGGCCTGTGAGCTGCTCTGCTTGGAGTGACTAAGGCTCGGGAGGTCCAGGCTCGGCCAGAGGCAGCTCATATGTGGGCCACAGTGACGGCAGCTGGTGCCTTCTGGGTCACGGAGACCTGGCACTGCACGCAGCTCTCCTCACCAGGATCTCAGTGACTCCTCCCAAAAGTCACACCCACTTTGCAGACGGGGAAACTGAGTCCAGAGAGGCTGGGTAACGAGCTCAAGATCACAGGGCCCAAAAGTGGTAGAATCAGGGTTGGTGACCAGTGAGTCTGTTTCAGGGACCCAAAGTCTGATGGTGCTGGACTCTCTGCATCCTGGGAAGGAGGATGGGGGCGCTGAGGACTCGGGATGTGCTGGGCCATCCCAGATCTGGACGTCCAAAGCTTTGCCTCTCTCCCAGTGTCCAGGTGAAACTTGGAGACTCCTGGGACGTGAAACTGGGAGCCTTAGGTGGGAATACCCAGGAAGTCACCCTGCAGCCAGGCGAATACATCACAAAAGTCTTTGTCGCCTTCCAAGCTTTCCTCCGGGGTATGCTCATGTACACCAGCAAGGACCGCTATTTCTATTTTGGGAAGCTTGATGGCCAGATCTCCTCTGCCTACCCCAGCCAAGAGGGGCAGGTGCTGGTGGGCATCTATGGCCAGTATCAACTCCTTGGCATCAAGAGCATTGGCTTTGAATGGAATTATCCACTAGAGGAGCTGACCACTGAGCCACCAGTTAATCTCACATACTCAACAAACTCACCCGTGGGTCGCTAGGGTGGGGTATGGGGCCATCCGAGCTGAGGCCATCTGGGTGGTGGTGGCTGATGGTACTGGAGTAACTGAGTCGGGACGCTGAATCTGAATCCACCAATAAATAAAGCTTCTGCAGAATCAGTGCATCCAGGATTGGTCCTTGGATCTGGGGTACAACCAAAGCCTTCCCTGCTCCTTGGAGACAAAGTCCCTAGTGCTGCAGCCCAGTGAACTGAGATGAGGGGTAGGGCAAAGGTGACTCTGCCGAGGACAGAAAGAGAGCAGCACCACCCCCTCAGAGGTGCTGTGGATCTCTGTGCCAGTCCCACAATCTTTGAAGAGTCAGGCTTCAAGGCCGCCACTCCCCACTGTCCCTCACCCCAGGCCCACCCAGCGGGCCTCTGCTGGCCACTCAGTCCCGGGATTCTCTGAGTGCTCAAGGGGCCTCAGGGAAGccactcactcatccattcactcagcaaacatttgcCAAGGCCGTGTCCTCACCAGGCTCCCCTGGCACTGGGGGTATAAAGAAGAGGCCAGGTTTCAGCTGAGTGCGTATACACTGTGGTGGGGGCTGGTGCAGAGGCAGATAGTGGCAGTTCACTTTGCCATCTGCATGGATGGGGACACATGCAGGTCATTGTGTGTAGGCACCTGCCCAGAGGTGAGGTGAGAGGGATGTGCTTCAGGGAAGTCTTCCTAGAGGAGGCAATGTCTGAGCTAAGTCTTAAAGAATGAAGGACAATTGGCCAAGTGGAGACAAGGGGAGGAGGGCATTACAGGTTGAGGGCTCAACATGAGCAAAGGCAGGAGATGCAGATGGATGGGGTAATTTGTCACAGTAGCAACAGGAAATCAGTACaagccctggacctggcccattCTTCATGTCCCCTTCCCAAGCCTCCAAGCCCACATGGGCACTTGCCAAGATCAGAGCTCCAGGGGCCTCCAGGGACGGGGTTTTCAGTCCTTTGGGACCATGATCCACAGAGAGAAATTGATCCTACTTGAGACACAGGAAGCAACACATGTAATGCAACAGCCAAGCACCCAGCGATCGTCTAATGCAACAGCCAAACACCCAGCGATCATCTAATGCAACAGCCAAACACCCAGTGATCATCTAATGCAACAGCCAAACACCCAGCGATCATCTAATGCAACAGACAAACACCCAGCGATCATCTAATGCAACAGCCAAACACCCAGCGATCATCTAATGCAACAGCCAAACGCCCAGTGATCATCTAATGCAACAGCCAAACAGACAAGTGATCATCTAATGCAACAGCCAAACACCCAGCAATCATCTAATGCAACAGCCAAACAGACAAGTGATCATCTAATGCAACAGCCAAACACCCAGCGATCATCTAAGGCAACAGCCAGACAAGTGATTATCTAAGGCAACAGCCAAACACCCAGCGATCATCTAATGCAACAGCCAAACACCCAGTGATCATCTAATGCAACAGCCAAACAAACACCCAGCGATCATCTAATGCAACAGCCAAACACCCAGTGATCATCTAATGCAACAGCCAAACAGACAAGTGATTATCTAAGGCAACAGCCAAACACCCAGCGATCATCTAATGCAACAGCCAAACACCCAGCGATCATCTAATGCAACAGCCAAACACCCAGCGGTCATCTAATGCAACAGCCAAACACCCAGTAATCATCTAATGCAACAGCCAAACACCCAGCGATCATCTAATGCAACAGCCAAACGCCCAGTGATCATCTAATGCAACAGCCAGTCAGTGATCACGGGAAGGGCCAGGTCCTATTTCAGGGGCTCCACACAAAGTCCCCACCCACAACAATTGAAGGACAGGACTTCAATtatcctcatttgcaaaatgaggaaacagaggaacTGAGAGCAAAGTGACTTGTCCCACACAGCCGTTAGAGGTAGAGTTGGAGGTCCACCTTGAGGTGACCAAGCTGCAAAGTCTGGCCACTGAACACCAGACCTAGGCAAAGATTTCCCAACCCAGTTTCATCTTTCTGCATGAAATACACACAGACgttttttctcttctctacttttatttttatttaattttaaatgctgGTTGAGAGCCACTTCTTAACCTGGGGTCTGTGGACAAAAATCAGAAATCAAAATTCAGAGAATCCATGAACTGGGATGGGGGGGaaattacctcttttttttttattgccctTGACTGAAAATTTCATGTTTCCTTCGGGTATGAATGTGACCTCACATGCAACACCCATGAAATGACCACATCAAATACTGTTGTCACAGACACCTTGAAATTTACAGCCATCACCACTTCAAAATTATGGTGATCAGACTTGCCATTCAACGTGTTGATAATCCAAGCCCAGGCACAGAacacatttaagaaaacattttgggccgggcacagtggctcacgcctgtaatcccagtactttgggaggccgaggtgggcagatcatgaggtcaggagttccagaccagcctggccaacatggtgaaaccccgtctctactaaaaatacaaaaattagccgggcatggtggcgtgcgcctataatcccagatactcaggaggctgaggcagcagaatcacttgaacatgagacgtggaggttgcagtgagccaagattgcactactgcactccagcctgggtgacagagtaagactctgtctaaagagagaaagagagaaaagaaaagaaaagagaaaagaactggGTCCCAAGCACTGCTTGTGGAAACCAGTTTCTGCTGAAGTGTTTTGAGTATGTGTGCCAGTATTACTAGAGTGCTAGTAAGTCTCCTGtgatttggatcttcttttttcTGGGAtgaggggatggatggatggatggatggatgggtgggtgggtgggtgggtgtgtgggtggatggatggatggatgggtgggtgggtggatgaatggatggatggatgggttgatgggtgggtggatggatgggtggatggatgaatggatgggtgagtCAGTAAATGGATGGATAGGTCGGtagatgggtaggtgggtgggtgaatgggtggaataatggatggataggtggatggctggatggatgggtgggtgaatgggtaggtgggtaggtgggtgggtgaatgggtagatgcatggatggatggatgaatttaTGAGTCAGTAGATGGGTGggcgggtggatggatggacaaatgggtgagtggatggatggataagtgggtgggtgggtgaggggaTAGATGGACAGAAAACACACTAgcgggaccaggcacagtggcttacacctgtaatcccagcacttcgggaggtcgagacggatgatcacttgagcccaggagttcaagaccagccaaagcaacacagtgagaccctgcctctacagtctacaaaaatacataaccaggcgtggtggcgtggacttgtagtcccagctatgtgggaggttaaaacaggagaatcacttgagcccaggaggtagagactgcagtgagctgaggtcgcgccattgcactccagcctaagaaacaggagtgaaaccttgtcccagaaaaagaaaaaagaagaagaaagaaaggaaaagaaaaaaaaaaaaaaagaaaaggaaaagaaagaaaagacactaGCATTCATCACGATCCAATTTTGGACCAGGCGCAATGGTGAGTGCTTACACAAGGACTgcctcatttaatcatcacaaacaCCCTTGCGGTGGGTGTTAATCtcacatttttaaagacaaggaagCCCAGGCTGAGCGAGTGAGTCATGGAATTCCAACCCCAATCCCACAGTCCTCCTGCCACTTCCTGCTCAGGTGTTGGCCCAGTCCCACCATTGTGGGGGGAGGTTCTTTCCTGACAGTCCCTGCATCCCAAGTGCCCAAATACTTCAGCCACCACAACATGTGATTTTCTTGTCCTGGAACTCTGAGGTCCACATGCATACAGTGCCGCTGGCAGAGCCTGCTGTAATCCTGAGAATTCCTTTCCATCGACTCACTGCAAGTTCAGAGACAAGGTGCGTGCCAGACCTGCACCCTGGGCTCCAGGGTGAGGAAGGAACCGCTCGTCCTACGCTGGGTCTCTGCCTCTGCTCCTGCTTCTCACCCTTGGCCAAACGTTCCCCAATCCCGAGCAGCTCTGGCCTTTGGACAGAAGTCAGCCTGTCAGCCTTCTGGAACACCTGCGTCCATTGTGGCCACTTCCTCATCCCCAGACCGGCTCAGTCTTGCAGGGGCGTTTGAATTGTTTCCTCCTACACAACACTGAACTGTGCAGCTCCCGCCCCGACCTGTCTCTAAACAGTGTCACTAGTCCCAAGGCCTCCTGCAGGCCACTGGGCCCACAGACAGGCCAACCAGCAAACTGGGGGTCCCACTGAGAGACACTTGGTGCTGGTTGCCGTGCAGTTAGAGTGGGCCAGGCAGCTGGAACCTAAGAGGAGCTGCTGGAGGGAGTGGAGCACCTTGAATGTCACCTGGACTCACGTCTGCCCCTACCGCCCCCTCGGACCCGCACCCACCCCCCGGCCCAGGCACCAGGTGAACCCTCTGTGTCTTTCCAACAAGCCCCAGGCAGGAGGGGCTTCACAAGCAGAAGCACCGGTCTTGTAAGTCCTCTACAAACAGCACCTGTGTGAGGggccagagaaagagaagacaaagaGGGCTGTGTGGGCACCACAGTCCAGGTCAGGCGCGGAAAATCCTTCTGTGGCTTTTGCTGTTGGCTGAGGCCCCCGTCCTTCTAACTCACCGTTGGCAGAAGTCGGATGCCTCGGAGAGAAAAGAGGCTCAGCAGGCTTCCCCTGCCCGTGGGGGTCGAGGAGCGTTCGTGCTGTCCACTGCCAGGAAATGTGGGGGGTTCTGAggaccacacagacacacacacacacacaaatacacacccaTTCAAACATACGCACAaaatacacacgcacacaaatacacacccatatacacatacacacaaatacacacccactcagagacacacacaaatacacacccatacacacatacacagacaagcacatacacaaatacccacacacacacaaaaatacccacccacacagacacacaaatacacacccactgacacacacacacacaaatacacacccatccacacagagacacacacacaaatacccaTTCACATACACGCAAATACACACCCACCCCAAATACACACCCATCCACACAgagacgcacacacacatactgacccatacatacatacacacacaaatacacacccacctccccacacacccccacacacacacaaatacccaCACACCCATTCACATGCACGCAAATATACACCTAGCCCCCCACGCAAATACCCACacggagacacagacacacagaaatacacacccacccacacagagacacactcaccacagaaacacacacatacatacatgcaaatacacacccatacacagacacacaaatacccacacagacacacacccacacacacagacacatacacacacacacacctaccccacagacacacatacagagatgcagacacatacacaaatacgcaaacacatatgtacacacacacacatgcacataaaaatacacccacacccatccacacacaggcacacgcacacataaatacacacccacacacagacacatccaCACACAGACAGGCACACAGCCTGGACAGGGGCCTCCTGGATGGGAGTGGATCCTGGCACAGGGCTGATAGCACAGCAGCCCTGGTCAAGGTCATCTGGGGAAGAGACTGTGGGGGTccttgggcacggtggctcacgcctgtcatcccagcactttgggaggctggggcaggcggatcacttgaggttagaagttcaagaccagcctgggcaacatggtgaaaccctgtctctactaaaaatacaaaaattagccgagcatggtggtgtgcacatgtactcccaggtaggctgaggtgggaggattgtttaagcccaggaggtggaggctgcaatgagctgagattgagccactgcactccagcctgggcaatagagcaagaccctgtcacaaaagaaaaaaggagagagaaactgaAGGGGCTGATATGTAAGGAGGGAGGCTGAGTGCTTCTGAGACATCCTTGGTGCTTCAGGCCTATGTGAGGGAGGGCTGCCAACTCTAACATTAAAGCAGAAATCCAGAAGTGAGGATTTTGTTTTAATCCTTCACTTTCCCTCCTCACTAGATTTCTGGAAGGAGTTATTTATGAGTGAAGAGCTGGAGAATCCATTAGCAAACTGTTGCATGAAAGTGATTAGCAAGAGAAAGTTGTGAGACAAAACAGAGAAGCTGAGAGGCCAGAAACCTCCACCCAGGACGCTGAGCTCCTGGCGGATCCGATGAGTCCCTCCAGGACACCGTCCACCCTGGGATGAAGGCAGAGGAGTTGGAAGGAGGCGAGGCCATCACGGGAGAACAGGACCCTATGAAGGTGGGCCCACAGCAAAAGGAAAGATGATTCTAGAGCATCCAGTCTTCTAGGGCAGCAAAACAACCTAAATTTTCTAAGAGGCCACCCAGCTGAGGGTGCCCCCTGGGAGGGCTGAGGCTTCAGGGTGACGGCTCCACTGCCCACTCACCTGCGACCTCAAAGCCCCTCTCCTCCGTGGGGTGCTCCTGAGAGCCACCTCCAGGGCAGGCGAGTGGCGCTGGGACAAAGGCTGGCCCAACTGTGCCCCACCCAAGCAGACGGTCCTTCCCCCAGACCTGGCGCCAAACTGGAGTGAAAGCCCGACCACCTTGTCTCACAGGGAAACTGACACCGGATGCGAACTTCCAAATGGATCCCTCCCCGCAAGTGTGGAGCTGGCGCTACCAGGCACTGCTCTGGCCATGCTTCTAAGACACAGGCAGACGGCGCTGCCCACCACGCTGGCGATGGCCTCAAAGCAGCTGTTCATGCCTGGGACAGCGCCCAAGGACCTTGCTCATGCCTGGGACAGGCCCCAGGGCCCCCACTGGCTGCAGTCAGCAGCGGGCAGGGTTTTGGGGGAGGGTATGGACACTCTGTGGGCCGGAGCTGGGAGAATAAGGCCTATTATTGGACACCTGGTGGCCATGGCAACCACACAAGGATGCCTGAGACTGAAAATCTGTGGGCTTCAAGGAGCTCCAGCTCTTGCACTGGCTGAGTCACAGTGACTATATAACTCTTACTCCCACTTTTGGGACACTTTTTGAGAGGGACAGGGATCCTATCTAACTACACAGGATAGACATCGCCCAAGACCGTCCTGAGCAAGCCTGGACACTGTGACCCTAACGATGAAGATGTCCTGCAGACAATGTCCGGGGCAGGCACCATGCTCTCCCAACCTACCACAGCCAGATGTTTTtgtaaagaacaataaaaatgaattactagaaaagcaaagacataaaatacacataaaaaacCTACAGTTTTTATTATTAGATTCCATCAATCCTACCAGAAAGGGGATCCCGGACTCCATGGCTCATGGTTCACAGGGACCCAAGCAAGCATACGGTCAGC
Proteins encoded in this region:
- the ZG16B gene encoding pancreatic adenocarcinoma up-regulated factor, translating into MGAQGAQESIKVMWRVPGTTRRPVTGESPGMHQPEAMLLLLTLALLGGPTWAGKMYGPGGGKYFSTTEDYDHEITGLRVSVGLLLVKSVQVKLGDSWDVKLGALGGNTQEVTLQPGEYITKVFVAFQAFLRGMLMYTSKDRYFYFGKLDGQISSAYPSQEGQVLVGIYGQYQLLGIKSIGFEWNYPLEELTTEPPVNLTYSTNSPVGR